A region of Paractinoplanes abujensis DNA encodes the following proteins:
- a CDS encoding NADPH-dependent F420 reductase: MTTIGFIGSGNIGGTVARLAVAAGYDVVISNSRGPETLQDFADELGPKARAATAAEAAAAGDIVVVSVPFKVFAQLPVDELAGKVVLDTNNYYPQRDGHFEALDTGELTSAQLEQQALGSARVVKVFNNLWSGHLGALARPAGADDRSALPIAGDDMAAKQTATEFLDTIGYDAVDAGTLADSWRQEVGTPVYGPPYGSYGELPGTAAPAAVIREALDAAKR, encoded by the coding sequence ATGACGACGATCGGATTCATCGGCAGCGGAAACATCGGTGGCACGGTCGCCCGGCTCGCGGTGGCGGCCGGCTACGACGTGGTGATCAGCAACTCCCGTGGGCCCGAGACCCTCCAGGACTTCGCGGACGAACTGGGTCCCAAGGCGCGCGCGGCCACCGCCGCCGAGGCCGCCGCGGCCGGTGACATCGTGGTGGTGAGCGTGCCGTTCAAGGTGTTCGCGCAGCTGCCGGTCGATGAGCTGGCGGGCAAGGTCGTGCTCGACACGAACAACTACTACCCGCAGCGGGACGGGCATTTCGAGGCGCTCGACACGGGCGAACTCACCAGCGCCCAGCTCGAGCAGCAGGCGCTGGGGTCGGCCCGGGTGGTGAAGGTGTTCAACAACCTGTGGTCCGGTCACCTCGGAGCCCTGGCCCGCCCCGCCGGCGCCGACGACCGTTCGGCCCTGCCGATCGCCGGTGACGACATGGCCGCCAAGCAGACCGCCACGGAGTTTCTCGACACGATCGGTTACGACGCGGTGGACGCCGGCACGCTCGCGGACAGCTGGCGGCAGGAGGTGGGCACCCCCGTCTACGGCCCGCCCTACGGCTCGTACGGGGAATTGCCGGGCACGGCGGCGCCGGCCGCGGTCATCCGGGAGGCCCTGGACGCGGCGAAACGCTGA
- a CDS encoding energy-coupling factor transporter transmembrane component T family protein produces MTLSLQPIADPSAPLARRNPVAKLAAAMLFSLPLLATLDPLTPAIALAIELAAAPFFGVRYSTLAKRAWPVLVASLGLLVTMVLFSANRTGTLLLDLGPFDVTTGVLTSALGLILRLFAVAVPGVLVFATTDPTDLADALVQNAKAPARFAIGALAAFRLLPLLGTEWQMLTLARRARGIDAGKNPIAAVRLFVSTAFALLVGALRRGGRLAVAMDARGFDSGVPRTHARKQTFHPADTALVTGAVLLSATTLAVTIALGLFRPII; encoded by the coding sequence ATGACCCTCTCCTTGCAGCCGATCGCTGATCCGTCGGCGCCGCTGGCCCGGCGCAACCCGGTCGCCAAGCTGGCCGCGGCCATGCTTTTCTCGCTGCCGCTGCTGGCCACACTCGACCCGCTCACCCCCGCCATCGCCCTGGCCATCGAACTCGCCGCGGCGCCGTTCTTCGGCGTCCGCTACTCCACGCTGGCCAAACGCGCCTGGCCGGTGCTGGTCGCATCGCTGGGCCTGCTGGTCACGATGGTGCTGTTCTCGGCCAACCGCACCGGCACGCTGCTGCTCGACCTGGGCCCGTTCGACGTCACCACCGGCGTGCTGACCTCGGCGCTGGGCCTGATCCTGCGACTGTTCGCCGTGGCCGTCCCCGGCGTGCTTGTCTTCGCCACCACCGACCCCACCGACCTGGCCGACGCCCTGGTGCAGAACGCAAAGGCCCCCGCCCGCTTCGCCATCGGCGCGCTGGCCGCCTTCCGCCTGCTCCCCCTGCTCGGCACCGAATGGCAGATGCTGACCCTGGCCCGACGCGCCCGAGGCATCGACGCCGGCAAAAACCCGATCGCCGCCGTACGCCTCTTCGTCTCCACAGCCTTCGCCCTGCTGGTAGGAGCCCTCCGCCGCGGCGGCCGCCTGGCAGTAGCAATGGACGCCCGCGGCTTCGACTCCGGCGTGCCCCGCACACACGCCCGAAAGCAGACCTTCCACCCCGCCGACACAGCCCTGGTCACCGGCGCAGTCCTGCTGTCCGCGACAACCCTGGCCGTGACGATCGCCCTAGGCCTGTTCCGCCCCATCATCTGA
- a CDS encoding ABC transporter permease — protein MTVLRAAIGAEWTKLWTTRTVWWALLSALLLMAAGAGQYALYAENGDLPADVLRGGLVPAGTIAVLALSFAQLAFLALAMLTMTSEFSTGTIRAALTWVPSRGRLLLAKCTVVAAVTFVAGVVAGLAGSLVARPLLGDLGSSGGVVAQSLKIGLYLSVLGVLAVGLGAVLRGPVLTLVVLLMLIVVVPPLLQVPDVAVLNGIADALPGVAGDHFLRGHSDPYAPVVGLLILTAWAVAAVATGRAILRKRDA, from the coding sequence ATGACCGTGCTCCGGGCGGCGATCGGCGCCGAATGGACCAAGCTGTGGACCACCCGTACGGTCTGGTGGGCGCTGCTGTCGGCCTTGCTGCTGATGGCCGCGGGGGCCGGGCAGTACGCGCTGTACGCCGAGAACGGCGACCTGCCCGCCGACGTGCTGCGCGGCGGCCTGGTGCCGGCCGGGACGATCGCCGTGCTCGCGCTCAGCTTCGCGCAACTGGCCTTCCTGGCGCTGGCGATGCTGACCATGACCAGCGAATTCTCCACCGGCACGATCCGGGCCGCGCTGACCTGGGTCCCGTCCCGCGGACGGCTTCTGCTCGCCAAATGCACGGTGGTCGCCGCCGTGACGTTCGTTGCGGGCGTCGTCGCCGGTCTGGCCGGCTCACTGGTGGCCCGGCCGTTGCTGGGCGACCTGGGCTCCTCGGGCGGCGTCGTCGCGCAGAGCCTGAAGATCGGGCTCTACCTGTCCGTGCTCGGCGTCCTGGCGGTCGGTCTCGGGGCGGTGCTGCGGGGACCGGTGCTCACCCTGGTGGTACTGCTGATGCTTATCGTGGTCGTGCCGCCGCTGCTGCAGGTGCCGGACGTCGCCGTGCTCAACGGCATCGCCGACGCCCTGCCCGGCGTCGCGGGCGACCACTTCCTGCGCGGCCACAGCGACCCGTACGCCCCGGTCGTCGGCTTGCTGATCCTGACGGCGTGGGCGGTCGCAGCCGTTGCCACCGGCCGCGCGATCCTGCGCAAGCGCGACGCCTGA
- a CDS encoding sensor histidine kinase: MGRRREWAVDGSTAAVLVAPVVVNHVMSANPVGILGSLVAGGVIAATARRWPLVGWLVVVVGTLVDGNFVFALPVMSYLVGLRTERIRVVAAAFVVVAAAGTVLNFVVLGTSQAEWFSLTMMLVLLGVFPWLAGRYRAQQARLISAGWERAARLESERRMVRLRERARIAQEMHDSLGHELSLIALSAGALETTPGLAGKQSAAAGRIRESAATATDQLREIIGVLREDGEPAPTSRDDIAALIAKSRAAGMTILVETSGELPRSAERTAYEVVRESLTNASRHAPGATVRVTLTDDGEASTITVVNDAPERPAGRKTHGAERLGLVGLRERVRLNGGTLLAGPTPTGGFRTVAEVPRAGAPAHEEAGESEMRRRARRSLAAAVLTPAVLALVTALGYYPFAVAGSVLEEAAFERMSIGTPRGELAGVLPSREAPGDKQAGCELYSDGNFPMADAAYRLCFTDERLSSKERLK, encoded by the coding sequence ATGGGCAGACGCCGGGAGTGGGCGGTTGACGGGAGCACCGCGGCGGTTCTGGTGGCGCCGGTCGTGGTCAACCACGTGATGAGCGCGAACCCGGTCGGCATCCTGGGATCGCTCGTGGCCGGGGGTGTCATTGCGGCGACGGCACGGCGGTGGCCGCTCGTGGGGTGGCTCGTGGTCGTGGTCGGGACGCTTGTGGACGGGAACTTCGTGTTCGCGCTGCCGGTGATGAGCTACCTCGTGGGTTTACGGACCGAGCGCATTCGGGTGGTCGCGGCGGCGTTCGTGGTCGTGGCGGCGGCCGGCACGGTGCTCAACTTCGTCGTGCTGGGCACGAGTCAGGCCGAATGGTTCTCGCTGACGATGATGCTGGTGCTGCTGGGTGTGTTCCCCTGGCTGGCGGGCCGTTACCGGGCGCAGCAGGCGCGGCTCATCTCGGCCGGGTGGGAGCGGGCGGCGCGCCTGGAGTCGGAACGGCGCATGGTGCGACTGCGCGAACGTGCGCGGATCGCTCAGGAGATGCACGATTCGCTCGGGCATGAGCTGAGCCTGATCGCGTTGTCGGCCGGTGCGCTCGAGACGACGCCGGGTCTGGCCGGCAAGCAGAGCGCGGCGGCGGGGCGGATCCGGGAGTCGGCCGCGACCGCCACCGACCAGCTGCGCGAGATCATCGGCGTGTTGCGTGAGGACGGTGAGCCGGCGCCGACGTCGCGGGACGACATCGCGGCGCTCATCGCGAAGTCCCGCGCCGCCGGGATGACGATTCTCGTGGAGACGTCGGGTGAGCTGCCGAGAAGCGCCGAGCGTACGGCCTATGAGGTGGTGCGCGAGAGCCTGACCAACGCGAGCCGGCATGCGCCCGGTGCCACCGTACGGGTAACTCTGACCGACGACGGCGAGGCGTCGACGATCACTGTCGTCAACGATGCCCCGGAGCGCCCAGCGGGACGGAAAACGCACGGAGCGGAGCGTCTGGGTCTGGTGGGGCTGCGCGAACGCGTACGGCTGAACGGCGGAACCCTTCTCGCCGGGCCGACACCGACCGGGGGTTTCCGCACCGTGGCCGAGGTCCCGCGGGCGGGCGCGCCGGCTCACGAGGAGGCCGGGGAGAGCGAGATGCGCCGCCGGGCCCGCCGGAGCCTCGCCGCCGCCGTGCTCACCCCGGCGGTGCTGGCGCTGGTGACGGCGCTCGGCTACTACCCGTTCGCGGTGGCCGGTTCGGTGCTGGAGGAGGCGGCTTTCGAGCGGATGAGCATCGGCACGCCGCGCGGCGAACTGGCCGGGGTGCTGCCGTCGCGGGAGGCGCCGGGCGACAAGCAGGCGGGGTGCGAGCTCTACAGCGACGGCAACTTCCCGATGGCCGACGCCGCGTACCGCCTGTGCTTCACCGACGAGCGTCTGAGCAGCAAGGAACGGCTCAAGTGA
- a CDS encoding MTH1187 family thiamine-binding protein, giving the protein MLVAFSVTPLGVGDSVGDLVAEAVRVVRASGLPHRTDAMFTTVEGEWDEVMAVVKQAVDAVAAKAPRVSVSLKADVRPGVTGALTAKVEHIERVLRE; this is encoded by the coding sequence GTGCTGGTTGCGTTCTCTGTGACACCCCTCGGGGTGGGTGACTCCGTCGGCGACCTGGTCGCCGAGGCGGTGCGAGTCGTGCGTGCCTCCGGGCTGCCCCACCGCACCGACGCCATGTTCACCACCGTCGAAGGCGAGTGGGACGAGGTGATGGCCGTCGTCAAGCAGGCCGTCGACGCGGTCGCGGCCAAGGCGCCGCGGGTCAGCGTCTCCCTCAAGGCGGACGTGCGCCCCGGGGTGACCGGGGCGCTCACCGCCAAGGTGGAACACATCGAACGGGTGTTGCGCGAATGA
- a CDS encoding response regulator has product MSVRVLIADDEAMIRAGIRAILDNVDGIEVAGEAADGIEAVDLVRRHRPAVVLLDIRMPRQDGLSAAREIRRLVPESGVLVLTTFGEDEYIVQAIAAGAAGFLLKSSDPRELTAGIRAVAAGAAYLSPRVAHRVITDLAGPRLGAGAAARSKVDVLTDREREVLALIGAGLSNAEIGRRLFLVEGTVKAYVSSVLSRLEVRNRVQAAIVAYEAGLV; this is encoded by the coding sequence ATGAGTGTCCGGGTGTTGATCGCCGACGACGAGGCGATGATCCGGGCGGGGATCCGCGCGATCCTCGACAACGTCGACGGGATCGAGGTGGCCGGGGAGGCCGCGGACGGCATCGAGGCGGTCGACCTGGTCCGGCGGCACCGGCCGGCGGTGGTGTTGCTCGACATCCGGATGCCGCGGCAGGACGGGTTGTCGGCCGCGCGGGAGATCCGGCGGCTGGTCCCGGAGTCCGGGGTGCTCGTGCTGACCACGTTCGGCGAGGACGAGTACATCGTGCAGGCCATCGCGGCGGGGGCGGCGGGCTTCCTGCTCAAGTCGAGCGACCCGCGGGAGCTGACCGCGGGGATCCGGGCGGTGGCGGCGGGTGCGGCCTACCTGTCGCCGCGGGTGGCGCACCGGGTCATCACCGATCTGGCCGGTCCGCGGCTGGGCGCCGGGGCCGCCGCGCGATCCAAGGTGGACGTCCTGACCGATCGTGAGCGCGAGGTGCTCGCTCTGATCGGTGCGGGACTGTCCAATGCGGAGATCGGGCGGCGGCTTTTCCTCGTCGAGGGCACGGTCAAGGCGTACGTGAGCAGCGTGCTGAGCCGTCTCGAAGTGCGCAACCGGGTGCAGGCGGCGATCGTCGCCTACGAGGCCGGCCTGGTCTGA
- a CDS encoding histidinol-phosphatase, which yields MPEYACIHLWEITDMGHGHDHHHDHAHESAGGDVPAALDMSIPDSELSPSDVSRRGFLRGAGLLGAGAAASVLATPTAAQAAGLPHSHGPAGGGTAKGGFTWLAGDHHIHTQYSSDAQYRVIDQARHGRAFGLDWVVITDHGSVAHAKIGVEKVNPDIRATREELRDLLTFQGLEWNIPAAEHATVFVAPSKHEVEVLKQFETNYDGNLLPATNTPEQNEAAAIAGIKFLGSQVRARKVEAALFLANHPARRGIDSPHEIRNWRDADPSVAVGFEGAPGHQAAGIPAPNGRGGARGYYDNNPSAASFPGYPPESYRTWGGFDWMTSTVGGLWDSLLSEGKAWWITVNSDSHVNYLDQSDRGPGSDFEANGKYNDPVYTGKTLTTAGDFWPGFYGRTNVGASSWGYKQVMDGLRAGRVWVDHGRLIKGLDARVRVAGDRRGATGTPLGGVLHVKRGTSTEITLDIDLQDVPNWAQFVPVLKRVDVIVGTVTGPVADKDAFTAPNTKVVKSFEVSQKTGKVSLTYSFGRLDKPFYVRVRGTDANRTQAGLMGAAVDPVGPKLDVLGDADPWGDLWFYTNPIWVLPK from the coding sequence GTGCCCGAGTACGCATGCATCCATCTGTGGGAGATCACCGATATGGGTCACGGTCACGACCACCATCACGATCACGCGCACGAGTCCGCCGGCGGCGACGTTCCCGCGGCTCTCGACATGAGCATCCCGGACAGCGAGCTGTCGCCGTCCGACGTCTCGCGGCGTGGCTTCCTCCGGGGCGCGGGCCTGCTCGGCGCCGGCGCCGCCGCTTCCGTCCTGGCCACCCCGACCGCCGCGCAGGCCGCGGGCCTGCCGCACAGCCACGGCCCGGCCGGTGGTGGCACCGCGAAGGGCGGGTTCACCTGGCTCGCCGGCGACCACCACATCCACACGCAGTACAGCTCGGACGCCCAGTACCGGGTGATCGACCAGGCCCGGCACGGCCGCGCGTTCGGTCTCGACTGGGTCGTCATCACCGACCACGGCAGCGTCGCCCACGCCAAGATCGGCGTCGAGAAGGTGAACCCGGACATCCGGGCCACCCGCGAGGAGCTGCGCGACCTGCTCACCTTCCAGGGCCTGGAGTGGAACATCCCGGCCGCCGAGCACGCGACCGTCTTCGTGGCCCCGAGCAAGCACGAGGTGGAGGTGCTCAAGCAGTTCGAGACCAACTACGACGGCAACCTGCTGCCTGCCACCAACACCCCGGAGCAGAACGAGGCGGCCGCGATCGCGGGCATCAAGTTCCTCGGCTCCCAGGTGCGGGCGCGCAAGGTCGAGGCCGCCCTGTTCCTGGCCAACCACCCGGCCCGGCGGGGCATCGACTCGCCGCACGAGATCCGCAACTGGCGCGACGCCGACCCGTCGGTGGCCGTCGGCTTCGAGGGCGCGCCCGGCCACCAGGCCGCCGGCATCCCCGCCCCGAACGGCCGCGGCGGCGCGCGCGGGTACTACGACAACAACCCGTCGGCCGCGTCGTTCCCGGGCTACCCGCCGGAGAGCTACCGCACGTGGGGCGGCTTCGACTGGATGACCTCGACCGTGGGCGGCCTCTGGGACAGCCTGCTGTCCGAGGGCAAGGCCTGGTGGATCACGGTCAACTCGGACTCGCACGTCAACTACCTGGACCAGTCGGACCGCGGCCCGGGCAGCGACTTCGAGGCCAACGGCAAGTACAACGACCCGGTCTACACCGGCAAGACGCTGACCACGGCGGGCGACTTCTGGCCCGGCTTCTACGGCCGTACGAACGTCGGCGCCTCGTCGTGGGGTTACAAGCAGGTCATGGACGGGCTGCGGGCCGGCCGGGTCTGGGTCGACCACGGCCGCCTGATCAAGGGCCTGGACGCCCGGGTCCGCGTGGCCGGCGACCGACGCGGGGCGACCGGCACCCCGCTCGGTGGTGTGCTGCACGTCAAGCGGGGCACCTCCACCGAGATCACGCTCGACATCGACCTGCAGGACGTGCCGAACTGGGCGCAGTTCGTCCCGGTGCTCAAGCGCGTCGACGTCATCGTCGGCACGGTCACCGGCCCGGTCGCCGACAAGGACGCCTTCACGGCCCCCAACACCAAGGTGGTCAAGTCGTTCGAGGTGTCGCAGAAGACCGGCAAGGTGTCGCTGACGTACTCGTTCGGCCGGCTCGACAAGCCGTTCTACGTGCGGGTCCGGGGCACCGACGCCAACCGTACGCAGGCCGGTCTGATGGGCGCCGCGGTCGACCCGGTGGGCCCGAAGCTGGACGTGCTGGGCGACGCCGACCCGTGGGGCGACCTGTGGTTCTACACCAACCCGATCTGGGTCCTGCCCAAGTGA
- a CDS encoding aldo/keto reductase translates to MITADAAGTWTLGDQTVNRMGFGSMRLTPNPDLAVAREVLRRAVELGVNHIDTAAFYVSPGGILDVGTGAARFATELIRAALSPYDPSLFIATKVGPGLLPSGEFEIADTPVRLRAQVEENLRRLGVDRLDLVNLRLTRRGGSIADRFAALAALRDEGLIRHLGLSNATLEQVDEASAIAPVVCVQNSFALDLRRDEALARASAVRDIAFVPFFAIAGTSREDGASPVTDDAVTSVAAAHGVTPHQVRLAWTLHQGDNVLAIPGTGDVSHLEQNIAAAALRFTPEELARLN, encoded by the coding sequence GTGATTACCGCAGACGCAGCCGGCACGTGGACCCTCGGCGATCAGACAGTCAACCGCATGGGCTTCGGCTCGATGCGGCTCACCCCCAACCCCGACCTCGCGGTCGCTCGGGAAGTGCTGCGGCGAGCGGTCGAACTGGGCGTCAACCACATCGACACCGCCGCGTTCTACGTCTCACCCGGCGGCATCCTCGACGTCGGCACCGGTGCGGCCAGGTTCGCGACCGAGCTGATCCGAGCAGCCCTTTCCCCGTACGATCCGAGCCTGTTCATCGCCACGAAGGTGGGCCCGGGCCTCCTGCCGTCGGGTGAGTTCGAGATCGCCGACACCCCCGTGCGCCTGCGGGCCCAGGTGGAGGAAAACCTGCGCCGCCTCGGTGTGGACCGGCTCGACCTGGTCAACCTGCGCCTGACCCGGCGCGGCGGCTCGATCGCCGACCGCTTCGCGGCCCTGGCCGCCCTGCGCGACGAGGGTCTGATCCGTCATCTGGGCCTGTCCAACGCGACGCTGGAGCAGGTGGACGAGGCCTCGGCGATCGCCCCCGTCGTCTGCGTCCAGAACAGCTTCGCCCTCGACCTGCGCCGCGACGAGGCCCTTGCGCGGGCATCGGCCGTACGGGACATCGCCTTTGTGCCTTTCTTCGCCATCGCCGGGACGAGCCGCGAGGACGGCGCGTCACCCGTGACCGACGACGCCGTGACCAGCGTCGCGGCCGCCCACGGCGTGACGCCGCATCAGGTCCGCCTGGCCTGGACCTTGCACCAGGGTGACAATGTGCTGGCCATTCCCGGCACCGGCGACGTGTCCCATCTGGAGCAGAACATCGCCGCCGCCGCGCTGCGCTTCACCCCCGAGGAATTGGCCCGGCTGAATTGA
- a CDS encoding IS256 family transposase, producing MTDTTAAVDTAAVPKKKDQADGGVDAELVGRLVEQARAAGLQLTGEGGLLQQLTKRVVEAALDGEITDHLGYDKGDPAGKNGGNSRNGSRSKTVLTEVGPVELSVPRDRDGSFEPQIVKKRQRRLTGVEDMVISLSAKGLTTGEVQAHLAEVYGADVSRQTISTITDRVLDAMAEWQNRPLDPVYPVIFLDAIHVKVRDGKVANRPVYVALAVTVEGTRDILGLWAGDGGEGAKFWLQVLTELKNRGVADALMVVCDGLKGLPDAIGQTWPLAVVQTCVIHLLRNSFRYAGRQHYDAIAKALRPVYTAPTEAAAKARFGDFVEAWGERYPAIVRLWNNAWAEFVPFLAFDVEIRKIVCSTNAIESVNARIRRAVRARGHFPNEQAALKCVYLAVMSLDPTGTGRRRWAIRWKPALNAFEMTFEGRLNPTDN from the coding sequence ATGACGGACACGACAGCTGCCGTGGATACTGCCGCGGTGCCGAAGAAGAAGGACCAGGCCGACGGCGGGGTGGATGCTGAGCTGGTCGGCCGGCTGGTTGAGCAGGCCCGCGCAGCGGGCCTGCAGTTGACCGGCGAAGGTGGTCTGCTGCAGCAGCTGACCAAACGCGTGGTCGAGGCCGCCCTGGACGGCGAGATCACCGACCATCTGGGCTATGACAAGGGCGACCCGGCTGGCAAGAACGGCGGGAACTCGCGCAACGGCAGCCGGTCCAAGACGGTGCTGACCGAGGTCGGCCCGGTGGAACTCAGCGTCCCGCGTGATCGTGACGGCAGCTTCGAGCCGCAGATCGTCAAGAAACGCCAGCGCCGGCTGACCGGGGTGGAGGACATGGTCATCTCCTTGTCGGCCAAGGGCCTGACCACCGGGGAGGTCCAGGCGCATCTGGCTGAGGTCTACGGCGCTGACGTGTCGAGGCAGACGATCTCCACGATCACCGACCGGGTCCTCGACGCGATGGCCGAGTGGCAGAACCGGCCCCTCGACCCGGTCTATCCGGTGATCTTCCTGGACGCGATCCACGTGAAGGTCCGCGACGGCAAAGTCGCCAACCGGCCCGTCTACGTCGCGTTGGCCGTGACCGTCGAGGGCACCCGCGACATCCTCGGGCTTTGGGCCGGTGACGGCGGCGAAGGCGCCAAGTTCTGGCTGCAGGTGCTCACCGAGCTGAAGAATCGTGGTGTCGCCGACGCGCTGATGGTCGTCTGTGACGGGTTGAAAGGCCTGCCCGACGCGATCGGGCAGACCTGGCCCCTCGCGGTCGTCCAAACCTGCGTGATCCACCTACTGCGCAACTCGTTTCGCTACGCCGGCCGACAGCACTACGACGCCATCGCCAAAGCCCTGCGACCGGTCTACACCGCACCCACCGAAGCCGCCGCTAAGGCCCGCTTCGGCGATTTCGTCGAGGCCTGGGGCGAGCGTTACCCGGCGATCGTCCGGCTCTGGAACAACGCCTGGGCCGAGTTCGTGCCCTTCCTCGCCTTCGACGTCGAGATCCGCAAAATCGTGTGCTCGACCAACGCGATCGAGAGCGTGAACGCCAGGATCCGCCGCGCGGTCCGGGCTCGCGGGCACTTCCCAAACGAGCAGGCTGCGCTGAAATGTGTCTATCTCGCGGTCATGAGCCTCGACCCCACCGGCACCGGACGACGCCGATGGGCGATCCGCTGGAAACCCGCCCTCAACGCCTTCGAGATGACCTTCGAAGGCCGCCTCAACCCGACCGACAACTAA
- a CDS encoding methylenetetrahydrofolate reductase, translated as MSRNSLQSKLAEAQGGVMLFSITPPRRATAPERVKEIAEVTVRRLAGLDLDGLILYDIDDESDRNPDERPFPYLPTLDPASFHTDHLGDWDKPTVVYRCVGKYTEQEMRGWLATADTGQVLSVFVGSSSGTKPVQTSLRRAQQLHHEVRPSLPLGAVVIGERHARHGDEHLRMLTKQERGCTFFISQVIYDLNETKNLVSDYFYACREAEITPRPIIFTLSLCGSPKTLEFLAWLGVEVPPWLATELRESADPLADSRREALTIARDLKDYCERLGMPYGFNVESVSIRKAEIEASTELAREICTLLRS; from the coding sequence GTGTCACGTAACTCGCTGCAGTCGAAACTCGCCGAAGCACAGGGCGGGGTGATGCTCTTCAGCATCACCCCGCCGCGCCGCGCCACCGCCCCCGAGCGGGTCAAGGAGATAGCCGAGGTCACGGTGCGCCGCCTGGCCGGCCTCGACCTCGACGGGCTGATCCTCTACGACATCGACGACGAGTCGGACCGCAATCCCGACGAACGCCCGTTCCCCTACCTGCCGACGCTCGACCCGGCGTCGTTCCACACCGACCACCTCGGCGACTGGGACAAACCCACTGTCGTCTACCGCTGCGTCGGCAAATACACCGAGCAGGAGATGCGCGGCTGGCTGGCCACCGCCGACACCGGCCAGGTCCTGAGCGTTTTCGTCGGCTCGTCCTCGGGCACCAAGCCCGTGCAGACGTCCCTGCGCCGGGCCCAGCAACTGCACCACGAGGTACGCCCGTCGCTGCCCCTGGGCGCGGTGGTGATCGGCGAACGGCACGCCCGCCACGGCGACGAGCACCTGCGCATGCTGACCAAACAGGAGCGTGGCTGCACGTTCTTCATCTCCCAGGTGATCTACGACCTGAACGAGACGAAGAATCTGGTCTCCGACTACTTCTACGCCTGCCGCGAGGCCGAGATCACGCCCCGCCCGATCATTTTCACGCTCTCGTTGTGCGGCTCGCCGAAAACTCTGGAGTTCCTGGCCTGGCTGGGTGTCGAGGTGCCGCCGTGGCTGGCCACCGAATTGCGCGAATCCGCCGACCCGCTGGCCGATTCCCGCCGCGAGGCCCTGACGATCGCGCGCGACCTCAAGGACTACTGCGAACGCCTCGGCATGCCGTACGGCTTCAATGTGGAAAGCGTGTCGATCCGCAAGGCCGAGATCGAGGCCTCCACCGAACTGGCCCGCGAGATCTGCACCCTGCTGCGTTCCTAG
- a CDS encoding HAD family hydrolase encodes MRRLVMWDIDYTLLRAGGAATVAWRAAFSELTGVPWRATPNFGGRTDMDICAEVFATHGVTDCTAERFFALYVAEVERTKHLFAEQGALMPGVREVLARLGDDPDVVQTLVTGNVPEVAAAKVAAFGLGDAFDASVGGYGTDDSVRATLVRRSLERAEAKYGERFDPVVIGDTEHDVTAALANGAFAVAVATGRTKMADLVLAGAHAVLPDLSDVDAAVRILSADGLTASTPPA; translated from the coding sequence ATGAGACGCCTGGTGATGTGGGACATCGACTACACGCTGCTGCGGGCCGGCGGCGCGGCCACCGTTGCCTGGAGGGCGGCCTTCTCCGAGCTGACCGGGGTGCCGTGGCGGGCGACGCCGAACTTCGGCGGGCGTACGGACATGGACATCTGCGCCGAGGTCTTCGCGACGCACGGGGTCACCGACTGCACGGCGGAGCGGTTCTTCGCGCTTTACGTGGCCGAGGTGGAGCGCACCAAGCATCTGTTCGCCGAACAGGGTGCGCTCATGCCGGGCGTCCGCGAGGTGCTGGCCCGGCTCGGCGACGACCCGGACGTGGTGCAGACACTGGTCACCGGCAACGTGCCCGAGGTGGCGGCGGCCAAAGTGGCGGCGTTCGGCCTCGGCGACGCGTTCGACGCCTCCGTCGGCGGCTACGGCACCGACGACAGCGTGCGGGCCACCCTGGTGCGGCGCAGCCTGGAACGGGCCGAAGCCAAGTACGGCGAGCGGTTCGACCCGGTCGTCATCGGCGACACCGAACACGACGTGACGGCGGCGCTCGCGAACGGCGCCTTCGCCGTGGCCGTGGCGACGGGCCGCACCAAGATGGCCGACCTTGTGCTGGCCGGGGCGCACGCGGTGCTGCCCGACCTCTCCGACGTCGACGCGGCCGTCCGCATCCTCAGCGCCGACGGCCTGACCGCCTCCACACCACCCGCCTGA